The DNA window CCGATAAAGAATTGACCTATTTTCGtagtaaactattatttaattaattggtatttttttgtaggtGATGCGTATGGTGTGTCGCGGGTGCAAGGCACACCGGGCGGCGCCCCGCCTCTTCCCCTCGCTGCGTCTAAACACGAACTGCGGCTCACGCATGAACAGGTATATTAAATAGCTATAAGTGACGTATTTAATAACGTAACGTGACCATCGTTATACACCTTATTGTTCGACAGTCTCGTGATGACAGTTTAACAGAAAGGCCGATATTGAATGCTtaattagaaaatgtattatgaTACCTCTATGCTTGTAGCTCGACATTAATGTAATCAATAAGGTAATGTATTCAATAAGGATCATATCAGCTaagctaataaaaatatgattataaatgcttctttcttctttttatcCGTAGCTGGAAAATCTAGTGTGAAGCGATCATAGGGCGACGCGTAATGCATTTGGCTTTTATCTAGTTCGCACTAATTAACTAAATGTAGTGCATCCTTTTACATGACGGGTCAGTTCctggaataaaaatatatgttcatTCTTGCACTACTTTATCAGTTCTATTTTCGATTGCCGTTCGagtgattttatattataactaggtCAGCAGCGTTATTATCTGTTGGACACTTAACTTATTGACTTTTGAATTACTAGTCATGTTATTAAATTGCTGTTGCTTTAAATTTTGGCAAAACCTTTgtcataatttagtttttattggaGCAAATACAATCTGATCCACATCAATAAATATGCTGTAAAATATGTATCTTATCTCTcgtaaattctttttaaattgaacttttGTAAGTAGGTTGTACGCGACATGAAGCGGGCTACTTTATTTAGCATGTTATATAAAGCCTCGGGGAACAGCTGAATATTTTGCTTATCCTTTATACTTTTATTCAGTTCCGCGCCGCGCTTCGGTTGGTCGTTAGCGAGGGTGACCCGCGGGCTTCCCTCAGCGGGTTCAGTAAGATCGGCGAGGGTAGCACGGGCGTAGTCTGTGCTGCCACCGACACGCGCACACGACGGCGCGTCGCTGTCAAGATGATGAACCTCAGGAAGCAGCAGAGACGTGAACTGCTTTTCAATGAAGTGGTAAGTGCACGTTTTTACCTTGGGTACGCTCCCCCATACCATGTTTAGACAGATTCCATTGCTCAGaatccaatatattttttaccagaTAATGATTGTTTTGTAAGGAGCTCTTTTTAGTGAATTTACTACAATAATACAATTGCTTGTCTCTCTTAGGTCATAATGCGCGACTACCCCCACCCCAACATAGTCGAGATGCACGCCTCTTACTTGGTCGGCGACGAGCTCTGGGTTGTGATGGAGTACATGGCTGGGGGCGCCCTTACAGACATTGTGACGAGGGCAAGGATGGACCCTGAACAAATTGCAACAGTCTGCAAGCAATGTTTGAAGGTAAAGCACCAAAATAAACCAGTACCCAATAAACTAGTACACTTCGCACATAAGTTCTTACTGATTGGTTTGTGTAAACTTTTTAACTTTGACGGTTTTGTTACAGGCTTTAGCGTTCCTTCACAGCCAAGGCGTGATTCATAGAGATATTAAGTCAGATTCGATTCTTATGACAGCTGACGGTCGGGTAAAACTATCTGACTTCGGATTCTGTGCTCAAGTCTCAgaggtaaataaattaaataattaaagatgttatttttgttgctgatgTAGTTTTCCAGAAAGTTctgtaaataactatttttatctATCAGGAACTGCCAAAAAGAAAGTCGTTAGTGGGAACGCCATATTGGATGTCGCCTGAAGTGATATCAAGATTGCCGTATGGTCCAGAAGTGGATGTTTGGTCGCTTGGCATCATGCTCGTCGAGATGGTGGATGGAGAACCGCCTTTCTTCAATGAACCTCCTTTACaggtatttagtattttaatttttagaatcTTTATCTCagtaattttttttgcaatgcTTTTTCTGGTCCTAAGTTGTAAAAGTCGCTACAACAAAAAAGTGACTttaaagatatacatatatttttcaacattaGCCAAAGTTGTAGAGTCGTGGTGCGATTTCGGCACGACATCGGTGAATGCCTCATGGCCAATATGCCCAATATGAATTAAGATGTATGTGTGCGTGGGTCAGGCGATGCGTCGTATCCGCGACATGCCGCCCCCGCGgccgcgcggcgcggcgcgctgccCCGCCGACCTGCTGGCGCTGCTGGAGTGCGCGCTGGTGCGGGACCCCGCGCAGCGGCAGTCCGCCGCGCGCCTGCTGCACCACCCCTTCCTGCGCCGCGCCGGGCCGCCCGCGCTGCTCGTGCCGCTCATGCCGCCGCACCACCAGCAGCACCCGCCACACCCGCCGCCGGACCCCGCCAGCAGTGAGTACTGTCCCAGTGTATAGGGCGCGCAGTCCGCCGCGCGCCTGCTGCACCACCCCTTCCTGCGCCGCGCCGGGCCGCCCGCGCTGCTCGTGCCGCTCATGCCGCCGCACCACCAGCAGCACCCGCCACACCCGCCGCCGGACCCCGCCAGCAGTGAGTACTGTCCCAGTGTATAGGGCGCGCAGTCCGCCGCGCGCCTGCTGCACCACCCCTTCCTGCGCCGCGCCGGGCCGCCCGCGCTGCTCGTGCCGCTCATGCCGCCGCACCACCAGCAGCACCCGCCACACCCGCCGCCGGACCCCGCCAGCAGTGAGTACTGTCCCAGTGTATAGGGCGCGCAGTCCGCCGCGCGCCTGCTGCACCACCCCTTCCTGCGCCGCGCCGGGCCGCCCGCGCTGCTCGTGCCGCTCATGCCGCCGCACCACCAGCAGCACCCGCCACACCCGCCGCCGGACCCCGCCAGCAGTGAGTACTGTCCCAGTGTATAGGGCGCGCAGTCCGCCGCGCGCCTGCTGCACCACCCCTTCCTGCGCCGCGCCGGGCCGCCCGCGCTGCTCATGCCGCCGCACCACCAGCAGCACCCGCCACACCCGCCGCCGGACCCCGCCAGCAGTGAGTACTGTCCCAGAGTATACGGCGCGCTGTCCGCCGCGCAGTCTGCTGCACCATCCTCCGAGCTGGCTCGCTACATATTACAAATGTCGAACCTATTTTGCCTGCTGCAAAGTGTGCGACTATTCACGCAAGCCGTCTTCCTTTGTTCAAGTATATGAGACCGGCAGGAACACAACCCTAATAAAATTTATACCATTTGCATAATAGACCTactatttaatgattttaaa is part of the Trichoplusia ni isolate ovarian cell line Hi5 chromosome 7, tn1, whole genome shotgun sequence genome and encodes:
- the LOC113496209 gene encoding serine/threonine-protein kinase PAK mbt, encoding MFSKKKKKPLISPPSNFEHRVHTGFDKREGKFVGLPLQWASLVGNNQILKSTNRPLPLVDPSEITPTEILDLKTIVRGDHRTISVSSIARPLPANIPQQPVQNGVVLPKTSNVARSNSLRSSSPPRIRRDLRSQPNVPPAVPEESPPVPPAPQQYLSLRREHSNYTLNKPIAESPVEWGQHAHEATVRQVPEINDNHHAPMTYQNIQNANVPYQHNHPPQPMTHGPHGLNGNNINMGDAYGVSRVQGTPGGAPPLPLAASKHELRLTHEQFRAALRLVVSEGDPRASLSGFSKIGEGSTGVVCAATDTRTRRRVAVKMMNLRKQQRRELLFNEVVIMRDYPHPNIVEMHASYLVGDELWVVMEYMAGGALTDIVTRARMDPEQIATVCKQCLKALAFLHSQGVIHRDIKSDSILMTADGRVKLSDFGFCAQVSEELPKRKSLVGTPYWMSPEVISRLPYGPEVDVWSLGIMLVEMVDGEPPFFNEPPLQAMRRIRDMPPPRPRGAARCPADLLALLECALVRDPAQRQSAARLLHHPFLRRAGPPALLVPLMPPHHQQHPPHPPPDPASNQPMSTGPPR